The proteins below come from a single Cannabis sativa cultivar Pink pepper isolate KNU-18-1 chromosome 3, ASM2916894v1, whole genome shotgun sequence genomic window:
- the LOC115710695 gene encoding uncharacterized protein LOC115710695: protein MEKYLEKVWKNLEKFDYLRIEQIPREQNSNADALAKLALQNELDELNLLPVEVLDEPSICKKEEVEMIYSSPTWMTPIVNYLLNEKLPADQSEARKLLYMVPRYTIVEGKLYQRGYSMPLLRCVLPTEANEIIKEIHKGFYGDHAEVEPLVSITYKKFLDFVIKNIIRRFGIPIKIVSDERTQFDGELFTEFCERNKIIKSFSLVSRPQENGQVEAVNKTLKDTIKKKLNAAKGRWVDELLLVLRANKKTEKIATRYTPFSLAFGSEAMLPVEVNIATHRREFYDQEEN from the exons atggaaaaataccTAGAGAAAGTTTGGAAGAACTTGgaaaagtttgattatttaagaaTCGAACAAATCCCAAGAGAACAAAATTCTAATGCCGACGCCTTAGCAAAACTGGCCTTGCAGAATGAACTGGATGAACTAAACTTGTTACCGGTAGAAGTGTTAGACGAACCAAGTATATGTAAAAAGGAAGAAGTTGAGATGATATATAGCTCGCCCACTTGGATGACACCCATAGTTAACTATCTTCTCAACGAGAAACTTCCAGCGGACCAAAGCGAGGCACGAAAACTCTTGTATATGGTGCCTCGCTATACGATAGTAGAAGGCAAATTGTATCAAAGGGGCTACTCAATGCCTCTCCTACGGTGTGTCCTCCCCACAGAAGCAAACGAGATCATCAAAGAAATCCACAAGGGCTTCTATGGAGATCATGCAG AGGTTGAACCTCTAGTTTCCATAACCTACAAGAAATTTCTCGACTTTGTCATCAAAAACATAATTAGAAGGTTTGGAATACCCATTAAGATAGTATCTGATGAAAGAACTCAGTTCGATGGTGAATTATTCACTGAGTTTTGCGAGAGGAACAAGATTATTAAGAGCTTCTCGTTAGTGTCAAGGCCTCAGGAAAATGGACAAGTAGAAGCTGTTAAtaagaccttgaaggatactaTTAAAAAGAAGCTCAATGCTGCAAAAGGCAGATGGGTCGATGAACTACTCCTCGTACTTCGGGCTAACAAAAAAACTGAGAAAATAGCAACTAGGTATACTCCATTCTCGCTGGCATTTGGCTCGGAGGCAATGCTGCCAGTGGAGGTTAATATTGCAACCCATAGACGAGAGTTTTATGATCAAGAAGAAAACTaa